In Treponema rectale, a single genomic region encodes these proteins:
- a CDS encoding alpha-N-arabinofuranosidase encodes MTEKIIVDAGYKKSKISRHIYGHFAEHLGRCIYGGFWVGKNSQIPNIHGYNKAVVEAFKKLNIPNLRWPGGCFADEYHWKDGIGPKENRKRMINTNWGGVVEDNSFGTHEFLGLCDELGCEPYICGNVGSGSVQEMDEWIEYMTFEGESPMANLRKANGHEKAWRIPFFGVGNENWGCGGNMRPEYYADLYRRYQTFVRQYGKEKIQKIAGGPNVDDYNWTDVLMKNAHWLMNGLSLHYYTYEYHWGDKRSSTEFDTDGWYRTVKNAYRMEELVRRHSEIMDKYDPEKKVALVVDEWGCWHQVEPGTNPGFLYQQNSVRDAVTAAITLNIFNNHSDRIRMANLAQAVNVLQSPVLTEGDRTLLTPTWYVLHMYKGHQDAILLQTSAACSSCGDPEKNLAVPSLSVSASVKHCEKCSKDLYLVTLANADSDSSKEIEVTMAHLGRNINSAEATVLSGNAMNSINTFEMPDNVTEKSLTAEITACDTVKITMPAHSVAAITIKV; translated from the coding sequence ATGACAGAAAAAATTATTGTTGATGCAGGATATAAAAAATCAAAAATAAGCCGGCACATTTACGGTCATTTTGCAGAACACCTGGGGCGGTGCATTTACGGCGGCTTCTGGGTAGGAAAAAATTCTCAGATTCCAAACATTCACGGTTACAACAAAGCCGTAGTAGAAGCATTCAAAAAGCTTAACATCCCTAATTTACGCTGGCCGGGAGGCTGTTTTGCCGACGAATACCACTGGAAAGACGGAATCGGACCTAAAGAAAACAGAAAACGCATGATAAATACAAACTGGGGCGGTGTGGTGGAAGACAATTCCTTCGGAACCCATGAATTTCTGGGGCTGTGCGATGAACTGGGATGTGAACCTTACATCTGCGGAAACGTAGGTTCCGGTTCAGTTCAGGAAATGGATGAATGGATTGAATACATGACCTTTGAAGGCGAAAGTCCCATGGCAAACCTCAGAAAGGCAAACGGACATGAAAAAGCCTGGAGAATTCCATTTTTCGGTGTCGGAAATGAAAACTGGGGCTGCGGCGGAAACATGCGCCCTGAATACTATGCGGATCTATACAGAAGATACCAGACCTTTGTCCGCCAGTACGGAAAAGAAAAAATACAGAAAATTGCCGGCGGTCCAAATGTAGATGACTATAACTGGACAGATGTCCTCATGAAAAATGCCCACTGGCTTATGAACGGACTTTCACTGCACTATTACACGTACGAATATCACTGGGGAGACAAACGCTCTTCTACGGAATTTGATACGGACGGCTGGTACCGTACTGTAAAAAACGCATACCGTATGGAAGAACTTGTCCGCCGTCACAGTGAAATAATGGATAAATACGATCCTGAAAAAAAAGTTGCCCTTGTTGTAGATGAATGGGGCTGCTGGCACCAGGTAGAACCCGGAACAAATCCAGGCTTCCTCTACCAGCAGAATTCTGTCAGGGATGCCGTTACAGCTGCTATAACCCTGAATATATTCAACAACCATTCTGACAGGATACGAATGGCAAACCTTGCACAGGCAGTAAACGTCCTTCAGTCCCCTGTCCTTACGGAAGGAGACAGAACACTTCTGACTCCGACCTGGTATGTACTCCATATGTACAAAGGTCATCAGGATGCTATCCTTCTTCAGACTTCAGCAGCCTGTTCCAGCTGCGGAGATCCGGAAAAAAATCTTGCAGTTCCGTCATTAAGCGTGTCAGCCTCAGTAAAGCACTGTGAAAAATGCTCAAAAGACCTTTACCTTGTTACGCTGGCAAATGCAGATTCCGACTCTTCAAAAGAAATTGAGGTAACAATGGCTCATCTTGGAAGAAACATTAATTCCGCAGAGGCAACGGTTCTTTCCGGCAATGCAATGAATTCAATAAATACTTTTGAAATGCCTGATAACGTTACGGAAAAAAGCCTTACGGCGGAAATTACAGCCTGTGATACGGTAAAAATAACAATGCCGGCCCACAGTGTTGCAGCCATTACAATAAAGGTCTGA
- a CDS encoding galactokinase — MNSLTSTTYNPDDLIPEFVKLYGGKAEDVRIYSSPARINIIGEHIDYNGGKVFPAAINKYLYVAIRKRQDSKVIYNDVRFPGTFEFDINDNFVFDKKNDYANYLNGILSQLKAAGHKFDCGFEILMVSNVPAGGGISSSSALECGFAYAVSETFGFNIDRVTIAKLGQMSEHNFMGVNCGIMDQFIIATGKKNTAEMLDCATLDYEYAPLELGDYRFVVMNTNKVRRLADSKYNERRSQCEEALKLLQDSGCSIKALCELTPAKWEEVKGAVKDEVLLKRAKHCVYENQRVLDAVAALKAGDLVKLGALLNASHKSLKEDYEVTGIELDTLAETSQKQDGCLGARMTGAGFGGCAIALVHKDKVDSFIENVQKEYTKVVGYAAGFFACESGDGVALYK; from the coding sequence ATGAATTCATTGACTTCAACAACCTACAATCCGGATGATCTTATTCCGGAATTTGTAAAACTTTACGGCGGAAAAGCAGAAGACGTAAGGATTTATTCATCACCGGCAAGAATCAACATTATCGGTGAACATATTGACTACAACGGAGGAAAGGTTTTTCCTGCTGCAATTAATAAATATCTCTATGTTGCAATCCGCAAGCGTCAGGATTCAAAAGTTATCTATAATGATGTTCGCTTCCCTGGAACTTTTGAATTTGATATAAACGACAATTTTGTTTTTGACAAAAAAAATGACTATGCAAACTATCTGAACGGAATTCTTTCTCAGCTTAAAGCTGCCGGTCATAAATTTGACTGCGGTTTTGAAATCCTTATGGTTTCAAACGTTCCTGCAGGCGGCGGTATTTCTTCCTCTTCTGCTCTGGAATGCGGATTTGCCTATGCCGTTTCTGAAACTTTCGGCTTCAATATTGACCGCGTGACAATTGCAAAACTCGGTCAGATGAGTGAACACAATTTTATGGGCGTTAACTGCGGAATCATGGATCAGTTCATCATAGCAACCGGCAAAAAGAACACTGCAGAAATGCTTGACTGTGCTACTCTTGATTATGAATATGCCCCTCTCGAACTGGGAGACTACCGCTTTGTTGTAATGAATACAAATAAAGTTCGCCGTCTTGCAGATTCAAAATACAATGAACGCCGCTCACAGTGCGAGGAAGCACTTAAACTTCTTCAGGACAGCGGATGTTCCATCAAGGCTCTGTGTGAACTTACTCCTGCAAAATGGGAAGAAGTAAAAGGGGCTGTAAAAGATGAAGTTCTTCTTAAAAGAGCAAAGCACTGTGTTTACGAAAACCAGAGGGTTCTGGATGCAGTTGCTGCCCTTAAGGCAGGAGATCTTGTAAAACTCGGCGCTCTTCTTAACGCAAGCCACAAATCCCTTAAGGAAGATTATGAAGTTACCGGTATCGAGCTTGATACTCTTGCAGAAACTTCCCAGAAACAGGACGGATGTCTCGGAGCCCGCATGACAGGTGCAGGTTTCGGCGGCTGTGCAATCGCTCTTGTTCATAAAGACAAAGTTGATTCATTCATCGAAAACGTTCAGAAAGAGTACACAAAAGTTGTCGGATACGCAGCAGGATTCTTTGCCTGTGAATCCGGTGACGGTGTTGCTCTTTACAAATAA
- a CDS encoding integron integrase produces the protein MNVTIKALDENSGKEPQVSVSFSGRFDNKVLNAVRTVPGRKWNQEKRIWIFNDCQENLNIFLEALYETGLFNLENTGSKKETSAAPEGQEVKTKLEKMHSLLKARHYSIRTQERYLRWVKMFLNSEFSNIGEENCINNFLTFLAVKKRVSASTQNQALAALLFYFRFVLGIEPEEKNPAVRAKKPVRLPVVFSRSEVNAVISNLTGGKRLAAELMYGTGMRLGEALALRILDIDFGLNQITIRRGKGDKDRIVMLPQKLIEPLKQQIIKVRKLHDEDLASGWGCVKLPESMSLKYPDGSRDLKWQWLFPQKNRWINPVTGEQGRYHLDESLMQRAVKNAVLASGINKNASCHTFRHSFATHLLENGYDIRTVQELLGHSDVSTTMIYTHVLNKGPSGIISPLDRM, from the coding sequence ATGAATGTAACGATAAAAGCATTGGACGAGAATTCAGGAAAAGAACCTCAGGTTTCCGTAAGTTTTTCCGGAAGATTTGACAACAAAGTGCTGAATGCAGTTAGGACTGTTCCCGGCAGAAAATGGAATCAGGAAAAACGTATCTGGATTTTTAATGACTGTCAGGAAAATCTGAACATCTTTCTGGAAGCTCTCTATGAAACAGGATTGTTTAATCTTGAAAACACCGGATCAAAAAAGGAAACTTCAGCTGCTCCAGAAGGGCAGGAAGTAAAAACGAAACTTGAAAAAATGCATTCCCTGCTTAAGGCCAGGCATTACAGTATAAGAACTCAGGAACGGTACTTAAGATGGGTAAAGATGTTTTTGAATTCTGAATTTTCGAATATCGGGGAAGAAAACTGTATAAACAATTTTTTAACTTTTCTTGCCGTAAAAAAGAGAGTCAGTGCTTCTACCCAAAACCAGGCGCTTGCAGCTCTTCTCTTTTATTTTAGATTTGTACTGGGAATTGAGCCGGAAGAAAAAAATCCTGCTGTCCGTGCAAAAAAGCCTGTAAGGCTTCCTGTGGTTTTCAGCAGAAGTGAAGTAAATGCGGTTATCTCAAACCTTACAGGAGGAAAGCGTCTTGCCGCAGAACTGATGTATGGAACCGGAATGCGTCTTGGAGAAGCCTTAGCTTTGCGCATACTTGATATTGATTTCGGCCTGAATCAAATTACCATACGAAGAGGAAAGGGCGATAAAGACCGTATCGTAATGCTGCCTCAAAAACTGATAGAACCTCTTAAACAGCAGATTATAAAAGTCAGAAAACTTCATGACGAAGATCTGGCCTCCGGATGGGGTTGTGTAAAACTTCCGGAATCCATGTCGCTTAAATATCCTGACGGCTCTCGTGACCTTAAATGGCAGTGGCTTTTTCCGCAGAAAAACCGATGGATTAATCCAGTTACAGGAGAGCAGGGGCGTTATCATCTTGATGAATCCCTTATGCAACGGGCTGTTAAAAATGCTGTTCTTGCTTCCGGGATCAATAAAAATGCCAGCTGTCACACTTTCAGACATAGTTTTGCAACTCACCTCTTAGAAAACGGTTATGATATCCGGACTGTACAGGAACTTCTCGGACACTCTGACGTAAGTACGACAATGATTTATACCCATGTGTTGAATAAAGGCCCTTCCGGAATTATAAGTCCCCTTGACCGCATGTAG
- a CDS encoding type II toxin-antitoxin system Phd/YefM family antitoxin produces the protein MPRIVPIRDLKNTTAISTLCHEDEEPIFVTKNGYGDMVLMSMETYEKSLFLANVYGKLEEAKDDMRNGRYSSVEDAISRIREKHDL, from the coding sequence ATGCCACGAATTGTTCCAATAAGGGATTTGAAGAATACAACAGCAATATCTACACTTTGCCATGAAGATGAAGAGCCTATTTTTGTAACAAAAAATGGTTATGGTGACATGGTACTTATGAGTATGGAAACATATGAAAAAAGTCTTTTTCTTGCAAATGTATACGGCAAACTTGAAGAAGCTAAAGATGATATGAGAAACGGTAGATACTCTTCCGTTGAAGATGCAATTTCCAGAATCAGAGAAAAACATGACTTATAA